One genomic region from Scomber scombrus chromosome 19, fScoSco1.1, whole genome shotgun sequence encodes:
- the LOC134001158 gene encoding serine palmitoyltransferase 2-like, whose product MTESPATKPANGEACQRVKNGLKPERNGWAKSLHRCHEPQPEHHGQPEEEEVLAASYPASLYSQPFLESFEETPMLVAVLTYMGYGILTIFGYLRDFLRHWKIERCHIAREKEEQRDFVPLYQDFENFYTRNLYMRIRDNWNRPICSVPGAKMDLMERASRDYNWTFEYTGRVVQDVINLGSYNYLGFAENTGPCADSAAQVTMKYGVGVASTRQETGNLDRHEEMEKLVAKFLGVESAMAFGMGFATNSMNIPALAGKGCLILSDELNHASLVLGARLCGSTIRVFKHNNMQSLEKLLREAIVHGQPRTHRPWKKILIVVEGIYSMEGSIVRLPEVIALKKRYRAYLYLDEAHSIGALGPRGRGVVDYFGLDPCDVDVMMGTFTKSFGAAGGYIAGKKDLIEYLRSHSHSAVYATSMSPPVVEQIITSMKCIMGEDGTSLGCERVRQLGENTVYFRKRLREMGFIIYGNNDSPVVPMMLYMPAKIGAFGREMLKRNIGVVVVGFPATPIIESRARFCISAAHSKDMLDRALSVIGEVGDLLQLKYSRHRIQPSSARPFDDNVYEDIDD is encoded by the exons ATGACAGAGAGCCCCGCGACCAAGCCAGCCAACGGGGAAGCGTGTCAGCGCGTGAAGAACGGACTGAAGCCGGAGAGGAACGGATGGGCGAAGAGCCTCCACCGCTGCCATGAGCCGCAGCCCGAGCACCACGGCCAgcccgaggaggaggag GTTCTTGCAGCATCATACCCTGCCAGCCTGTACAGCCAGCCCTTTCTCGAGTCTTTCGAGGAGACGCCCATGCTGGTAGCTGTTCTCACCTACATGGGCTACGGCATACTCACCATCTTCGGGTACCTCCGCGACTTTCTCCGCCACTGGAAGATCGAACGGTGCCACATAGCCAGGGAAAAGGAGGAACAAAGG GACTTTGTGCCCCTTTACCAAGATTTTGAGAACTTTTACACCAGAAACCTTTACATGCGGATCCGAGACAACTGGAACAGGCCCATATGCAGCGTGCCGGGAGCCAAAATGGACCTGATGGAACGAGCCTCCCGTGACTACAATTGGACTTTTGA gTATACAGGTCGGGTGGTGCAGGATGTGATTAACTTGGGCTCATATAATTACCTCGGCTTCGCTGAGAATACAGGTCCGTGTGCTGACTCTGCAGCCCAGGTCACCATGAAGTACGGCGTCGGAGTTGCGAGCACCAGGCAGGAGACTG GTAACCTGGACAGGCATGAGGAAATGGAGAAACTGGTGGCTAAGTTCCTGGGTGTGGAGTCAGCCATGGCCTTTGGGATGGGATTCGCAACCAACTCCATGAACATACCAGCACTGGCCGGCAAG GGCTGTCTGATTCTGAGTGATGAACTGAACCATGCCTCTCTGGTGCTGGGAGCCAGACTCTGCGGTTCAACCATCAGAGTCTTCAAACACAACA ATATGCAGAGCCTGGAGAAACTGCTGAGAGAAGCCATAGTTCACGGGCAGCCCAGAACTCACAGACCATGGAAGAAGATCCTCATAGTGGTTGAGGGCATTTACAG TATGGAGGGTAGTATAGTGCGTTTGCCAGAGGTGATTGCCCTGAAGAAGCGCTACCGGGCCTACCTTTACCTAGACGAGGCCCACAGCATAGGGGCTCTGGGGCCGAGGGGAAGAGGCGTGGTTGATTACTTTGGCCTTGACCCCTGTGATGTGGATGTCATGATGGGCACCTTTACCAAGAGTTTTGGCGCTGCAGGGGGATACATAGCAGGGAAAAAG GACCTCATAGAGTACCTGCGCTCCCATTCCCACAGTGCGGTCTACGCCACCTCCATGTCTCCTCCTGTGGTGGAGCAAATCATCACTTCTATGAAGTGCATTATGGGAGAGGATGGCACATCGTTAG GCTGTGAACGTGTGCGACAGCTGGGAGAGAACACAGTCTACTTCCGCAAGAGGCTTCGAGAAATGGGTTTCATCATCTACGGCAACAACGACTCTCCTGTCGTTCCCATGATGCTCTACATGCCAGCAAAGATAGG AGCGTTCGGGAGGGAGATGCTGAAGAGGAACATCGGGGTGGTGGTCGTCGGTTTCCCCGCTACGCCCATCATCGAATCCCGGGCACGCTTCTGCATCTCAGCCGCACACTCAAAAGACATGCTCGACAGG GCGCTGAGTGTCATCGGTGAGGTAGGAGACCTTCTTCAGCTCAAGTACTCCAGACACAGAATACAGCCGTCTTCGGCTCGGCCATTTGACGATAATGTGTATGAGGACATTGACGACTGA